The following DNA comes from Candidatus Nitrosotalea okcheonensis.
CATATGCGTCTGCAAGTCAAGACTTTGATTCGTTGTTGTTTGGCGCAAAAAAACTTGTCAGAAACTTTACAAACAGTGGCAAGCGAAAACTGCCAAATAGAAATACTACGATTGAGATAGAGCCTGAAGTTATCCAGCTTGACAAGACACTTTCATCACTTGGTGTGACGCGAGAGCAGCTTGTGGATATTGGCATTCTGATTGGCACTGACTTTAATCCAGATGGGTTTGAGAGGATTGGCCCCAAGACTGCATTGAAGATGATAAAGGACAATGGTGCTCTTGAAAATATCTCGCAGATTCAGGAGAAACTCGAAGAGATTGACTACAAACAGATACGTAATATTTTCTTGAATCCACAGGTTGCTGACATATCTGAGATAAAGTTTGGCAATGTCGACTATTCTGGAGCTGTAAATTACCTTACAAAGGAGAGAAGTTTTTCACTTGACCGTGTAGACACTTCATTGAACAGGCTCAAAAAAGCGTTAGAGAAAAAAAGTCACAACCTTGAACAGTGGTTTACGTAAACTAACACGCCGATTTTATTTATTCATCTGGCTTTCTGAACTCTGTGGTACAAACACTAGTTGAAGTGATAGAAGAATTTGATCCTGTAAAAGATTACGGAATAGAAATCAGAAAACAGTACAGGATGTGCCTTTCTGTTCTGAAAAAAGGACAGAAGATTAATCCAAATGAGTTTATCAAGAGCAATCTAAACAGATTTACTCACGGAAAAAAATCATTCAAAACAAACAGGGAAGCAGTGTACCATGCTTTTTGGATAGGAAAGAAAGTTGGCATCTCAAACCATTGTCACGTGAAGAATCAGGAGTACACAACTCATTTGATAATTTTTGTAATCCCGAGTCTGTATCATATTTTATTGATCAGCACAGAGAAAGCAGATACAGAAACCTCACAGCAGTAAAAGGAACAGGAACCAGGTATGCTTACGGGTACCTATTATGGAGGTTTGACACCTGGTTGCACGGCAAGACTTTTCCGTTCAATCAGGAGGTCATGGTAGGAAACAACACATACCAGAGAACCATAGAAAACGTTACTCTTGACGGAGTGGAACACTTGTTAAGGCTTTA
Coding sequences within:
- the fen gene encoding flap endonuclease-1, producing the protein MGLDLKQLCVRDRTNLESFTSKIVAIDAYNAIYQFLSIIRGPDGLPLTDYNGKITSHISGLFYRNINFLSLGIKPVYVFDGRPPSLKSAEIQRRKQVKKDATVKYEKAISEGNYVEAKKFAQQTSVLRDDMVDESKKFLDLFGIPWIQAPSEGEATAAQMTISGQAYASASQDFDSLLFGAKKLVRNFTNSGKRKLPNRNTTIEIEPEVIQLDKTLSSLGVTREQLVDIGILIGTDFNPDGFERIGPKTALKMIKDNGALENISQIQEKLEEIDYKQIRNIFLNPQVADISEIKFGNVDYSGAVNYLTKERSFSLDRVDTSLNRLKKALEKKSHNLEQWFT